One genomic region from Muriicola soli encodes:
- a CDS encoding carboxypeptidase-like regulatory domain-containing protein encodes MWKNNWLLFAFLIVVSLVNGQSYFNFELEGQTRFDGKGVPDVHIMNTTADKATISDQNGRFSITATMGDTLLFSALQYQRKTLVVSASILESSYVYITLEEFVNELDEVVVRPFNLSGDLSRDMDGMRVKNVVSASTLGLPNSNVKPLIQSERLLKEASMGPFQIGMLTAIPFNPLINMITGRTKMLKKRVARDKKYLLTEQVRNYYPDSIFVKRLGIPTERIDDFMYYCEVDESFDSIVSTEDQIAILNLLMMKSKSYRENNQLK; translated from the coding sequence ATGTGGAAGAATAATTGGCTGCTATTTGCTTTCCTGATTGTCGTTTCTCTCGTGAATGGGCAGTCCTACTTTAATTTTGAATTGGAAGGACAAACCAGGTTTGATGGAAAAGGAGTTCCCGATGTTCATATCATGAATACTACGGCCGATAAAGCCACTATTTCTGATCAAAACGGCAGATTCTCCATTACAGCCACCATGGGAGATACCTTGCTTTTTTCTGCCCTACAGTACCAAAGAAAAACCTTAGTCGTTTCAGCGTCTATCCTGGAGAGTAGTTATGTCTATATTACCCTGGAAGAATTTGTAAATGAACTTGATGAGGTGGTGGTACGCCCGTTCAACCTTTCCGGGGATTTGAGCAGAGATATGGATGGGATGAGGGTTAAAAATGTAGTCTCGGCATCTACCCTTGGTCTGCCCAACTCCAATGTAAAACCTTTGATCCAAAGCGAACGTCTGCTCAAGGAAGCTTCTATGGGACCTTTTCAAATAGGTATGCTCACGGCCATTCCCTTTAACCCTTTGATCAATATGATTACAGGTCGAACAAAAATGCTCAAAAAGAGAGTGGCGAGAGATAAGAAATACCTGCTCACAGAACAGGTTCGCAATTATTATCCGGATAGTATTTTTGTAAAAAGACTGGGAATACCAACTGAGCGTATTGACGATTTTATGTACTATTGCGAAGTGGATGAGAGTTTTGATTCTATAGTGTCAACAGAAGATCAAATAGCCATCTTAAACTTGCTCATGATGAAAAGCAAGTCCTACAGGGAAAATAATCAACTCAAATGA
- a CDS encoding Sec-independent protein translocase subunit TatA/TatB: protein MHSLLVLFISGAEIFFIMFIVVMVFGADKIPGIAKGLGKGMRQLKDATEDIKQEIQKSAEKQGIDTSIADDIKDEMKKVKKNIEDVSGTIKRK from the coding sequence ATGCATTCTCTCTTAGTCTTATTTATTAGCGGAGCCGAGATTTTCTTTATCATGTTCATCGTGGTCATGGTCTTTGGAGCCGACAAGATCCCCGGAATTGCCAAGGGTCTTGGTAAAGGAATGCGTCAATTGAAGGATGCCACCGAAGATATTAAACAAGAGATTCAGAAAAGTGCAGAGAAGCAAGGGATAGATACCAGTATTGCCGATGATATCAAAGATGAGATGAAAAAGGTGAAGAAGAATATCGAAGATGTCTCCGGAACGATTAAAAGAAAGTAA
- a CDS encoding beta strand repeat-containing protein: MMKRRILMTAMLMVLSAGLYSQIKIGDNPQNLDPSSVLELESSNRVFVITRITTAQMNAINPLPGAMIYNTDEQCLFYFEGTEWINLCDALRLTFTADPIFNDYSTIVITESEDNVNFEVREIRGQNIVDFTITSVDIQNNAITSSKLAPDSVGNEELQDNTVSDAEIDYAQVTLSDFTNDAGYITSAAIVSADAGNSIIPGSDNGAFLDLAPVQTALNDLDVAVTTISLVDNGDGTYSFSDSMGNIQLITTNGLTITNTVAGNLIATITLSDGSSTNINETITNLTDAGDGFITFTKEDGTQDTVAKADITDNGDGTYTFTNNDGVDVTITTNGLTVTNTVVGNLIATLTQPDGTNTDVNETITSLIDNGDGLVTFVKEDGTQDTVAKADITDNGDGTYTFTNNDGVDVTITTNGLTVTNTVAGNLIATLTQPDGTNTDINETITSLIDNGDGLVTFVKEDGSQDTVAKADITDNGDGTYTFTNNDGVDVTITTNGLTVTNTVAGNLIATLTQPDGTNTDINETITSLIDNGDGLVTFVKEDGSQDTVAKADITDNGDGTYNFTNNDGTDIILDFNAAALPFDNTVLGNLFATDVQAAIDEVSTAVAGGSDDQIISTDGNPGNISIETGNTIVLNVEDGDFDDTNELNSSVAMVAGALEITDAAGPISENLISTDVNNNLIFGTDGRLYLNVDSAASGETITSIVDNTDGTFTYTNENSIPVIISKSDITDLGDGTYTFTNNDGSDVVIDTRASSNPYDNTVTGLLTANDVQGALDELAAGGDNQDISTDNSAGNITIDNGSTIVLNVDDADADPTNELNSTLTLTGTTVQLTDAGGTLPLDLDPTFATDAELAALNTDDADADPTNELNSTLTLSGTTLQLTDAGGTLPLDLDPTFATDAELAALNTDDADADPTNELNTNLTLAGTTVQLTDAGGTLPLDLDPTFATDAELAALNTDDADADPTNELNSTLTLAGTTVQLTDAGGTLPLDLDPTFATDAELAALNTDDADADPNNELNTNLTLAGTTVQLTDAGGTLPLDLDPTYATDAELAALNTDDADADPNNELNTNLTLAGTTVQLTDAGGTLPLDLDPTFATDAELAALNTDDADADPTNELNSTLTLVGTTVQLTDAGGTLPLDLDPTFATDAELAALNTDDADADPTNELNSTLTLVGTTVQLTDAGGTLPLDLDPTFATDAELAALNTDDADADPNNELNTNLTLAGTTVQLTDAGGTLPLDLNPTFATDAELAALNTDDADADPNNELNTNLTLAGTTVQLTDAGGTLPLDLDPTFATDAELAALNTDDADADPNNEIQNAAQVTYDNTSSGLIATDVQGAIDEVSASGPSSVFHALGFINGALVDGALGGVINGQNIASITDLGIGNYRVNFTSPASSTNYVVQLTLRATLSGASIQVIGQTATDFTVQIKDPDDITNLDAFWYFSIIDF, from the coding sequence ATGATGAAACGAAGAATTTTAATGACAGCAATGCTGATGGTTTTATCTGCCGGACTCTACTCACAGATAAAGATCGGAGATAACCCACAAAACCTGGACCCTTCTTCAGTTCTTGAACTGGAAAGCTCTAATAGGGTATTTGTCATTACTCGGATCACTACGGCCCAAATGAATGCTATAAATCCATTGCCGGGAGCCATGATCTACAATACTGATGAACAGTGCCTGTTTTATTTTGAGGGTACAGAATGGATCAATCTCTGTGATGCACTCAGGCTAACCTTTACGGCCGATCCCATTTTTAACGACTACAGCACTATAGTCATTACTGAGAGTGAGGACAATGTGAATTTTGAAGTTCGTGAGATCCGCGGACAGAATATTGTAGATTTTACAATCACGAGTGTGGATATTCAGAACAATGCCATTACCTCTTCAAAACTTGCGCCCGATTCTGTGGGAAATGAAGAACTACAGGACAACACTGTCTCTGATGCTGAAATAGACTACGCCCAGGTAACTTTAAGCGACTTTACCAATGACGCCGGGTATATAACCAGTGCAGCCATTGTCAGTGCCGATGCAGGAAATTCTATTATTCCCGGAAGTGATAACGGGGCATTTCTGGACCTTGCTCCGGTGCAGACTGCTTTAAACGATCTGGATGTGGCCGTAACCACTATTTCGCTAGTGGATAATGGGGATGGAACCTACAGTTTTTCCGACTCCATGGGAAATATTCAATTAATCACCACCAACGGTCTTACTATCACCAACACAGTTGCAGGCAACCTTATTGCAACAATTACTCTGTCTGATGGCAGCAGTACAAATATTAACGAAACGATTACCAACCTCACTGACGCAGGAGATGGCTTTATTACTTTTACCAAGGAAGATGGCACACAGGATACTGTAGCCAAAGCTGATATCACAGATAATGGCGATGGCACCTATACTTTTACCAACAATGATGGTGTTGACGTTACTATCACAACCAATGGTCTCACTGTAACTAATACCGTTGTCGGAAATTTGATTGCCACCCTCACTCAGCCCGATGGAACAAATACAGATGTCAATGAAACAATCACCAGTTTAATAGACAATGGCGATGGATTGGTCACTTTCGTTAAGGAAGATGGCACACAGGATACCGTGGCTAAAGCGGATATCACAGATAATGGCGATGGCACCTATACTTTTACCAACAATGATGGTGTTGACGTTACTATCACAACCAATGGTCTCACTGTAACTAATACCGTTGCAGGAAATTTGATCGCCACCCTCACTCAGCCCGATGGGACTAATACGGATATCAATGAAACAATCACCAGTTTAATAGACAATGGCGATGGACTTGTCACTTTCGTTAAGGAAGATGGCTCGCAAGATACCGTGGCTAAAGCTGATATCACAGATAATGGCGATGGCACCTATACTTTTACCAACAATGATGGTGTTGACGTTACTATCACAACCAATGGTCTCACTGTAACTAATACCGTTGCAGGAAATTTGATCGCCACCCTCACTCAGCCCGATGGGACTAATACGGATATCAATGAAACAATCACCAGTTTAATTGACAATGGTGATGGACTTGTCACTTTCGTTAAGGAAGATGGCTCGCAAGATACCGTGGCTAAAGCTGATATAACGGATAACGGTGATGGCACATATAACTTCACCAATAATGATGGTACTGATATTATTCTCGATTTTAATGCAGCGGCTTTGCCTTTTGACAATACTGTACTTGGCAACCTTTTTGCTACAGACGTACAAGCCGCCATTGATGAGGTAAGCACGGCAGTGGCGGGAGGATCAGATGATCAAATCATTTCTACAGATGGTAACCCGGGCAATATCAGTATCGAAACAGGAAATACTATCGTACTGAACGTAGAGGACGGCGATTTTGACGACACAAATGAATTAAACTCCAGTGTTGCCATGGTTGCAGGTGCACTTGAAATCACCGACGCAGCTGGGCCTATCAGCGAAAATCTGATTAGTACAGATGTCAATAACAATCTTATTTTTGGTACGGATGGCAGACTCTATCTCAATGTAGATTCCGCCGCGAGCGGGGAGACAATTACCTCTATAGTAGACAATACCGATGGTACTTTTACCTATACCAATGAAAATTCGATTCCTGTAATAATTTCTAAATCAGATATAACGGATCTGGGTGACGGCACTTACACTTTTACCAACAATGATGGAAGTGACGTAGTTATAGATACACGTGCAAGCAGCAATCCTTATGATAATACTGTCACAGGATTACTAACAGCAAACGACGTTCAGGGAGCATTGGATGAATTGGCGGCGGGAGGAGACAATCAGGATATCAGTACTGATAACAGTGCTGGAAACATAACTATTGACAATGGAAGTACTATAGTTTTAAATGTTGATGATGCCGATGCGGATCCGACCAACGAACTCAATTCAACCCTTACCCTGACGGGAACGACGGTTCAGCTTACCGATGCAGGAGGTACGCTGCCCCTGGACCTTGATCCGACCTTTGCCACCGATGCAGAACTCGCAGCTCTAAATACTGACGATGCCGATGCGGATCCGACCAACGAACTCAATTCAACCCTCACCCTGTCGGGAACAACGCTTCAGCTCACAGACGCAGGAGGTACGCTGCCCCTGGATCTTGATCCGACCTTTGCCACCGATGCTGAACTCGCGGCACTAAATACTGACGATGCCGATGCAGATCCGACCAACGAACTCAATACAAACCTCACTCTGGCGGGAACGACTGTACAGCTTACCGATGCAGGGGGCACTCTGCCCCTGGATCTTGATCCTACTTTTGCCACCGATGCAGAACTCGCGGCACTAAATACTGATGATGCTGATGCAGATCCAACCAACGAACTCAATTCGACCCTCACACTGGCGGGAACGACTGTACAGCTTACCGATGCAGGAGGCACTCTGCCCCTGGATCTTGATCCGACCTTTGCCACCGATGCAGAACTCGCAGCTCTAAATACTGACGATGCAGATGCAGATCCAAATAACGAACTCAATACAAACCTCACTCTGGCGGGAACGACTGTACAGCTTACCGATGCAGGAGGCACTCTGCCCCTGGATCTTGATCCGACCTATGCCACCGACGCAGAACTCGCAGCTCTAAATACTGACGATGCCGATGCAGATCCAAATAACGAACTCAATACAAACCTCACTCTGGCGGGAACGACTGTACAGCTTACCGATGCAGGAGGCACTCTGCCCCTGGATCTTGATCCGACCTTTGCCACCGACGCAGAACTCGCAGCTCTAAATACTGACGATGCCGATGCAGATCCGACCAACGAACTCAATTCAACCCTCACTCTGGTGGGAACGACTGTACAGCTTACCGATGCAGGAGGCACGCTGCCCCTGGATCTTGATCCGACCTTTGCCACCGACGCAGAACTCGCAGCTCTAAATACTGACGATGCCGATGCAGATCCGACCAACGAACTCAATTCAACCCTCACTCTGGTGGGAACGACTGTACAGCTTACCGATGCAGGAGGCACGCTGCCCCTGGATCTTGATCCGACCTTTGCCACCGACGCGGAACTCGCAGCTCTAAATACTGACGATGCAGATGCAGATCCAAATAACGAACTCAATACAAACCTCACCTTGGCGGGAACAACGGTACAACTTACAGATGCAGGGGGTACGCTTCCCCTGGATCTCAATCCCACTTTTGCAACAGATGCGGAACTCGCAGCATTAAATACTGACGATGCAGATGCTGATCCAAATAACGAACTCAATACAAACCTCACCTTGGCGGGAACAACGGTTCAGCTCACAGATGCGGGAGGCACTCTACCCCTGGATCTTGATCCGACCTTTGCCACCGATGCAGAACTCGCAGCATTAAATACTGACGATGCCGATGCGGATCCCAATAATGAGATCCAAAATGCCGCCCAAGTTACCTATGATAATACCTCTTCTGGACTTATTGCCACGGATGTTCAGGGAGCAATTGATGAGGTGTCTGCTTCAGGCCCTTCCAGTGTTTTCCATGCCTTAGGATTTATAAATGGCGCACTGGTTGACGGTGCCCTGGGAGGGGTAATAAACGGTCAGAATATTGCTTCGATTACTGATTTGGGCATTGGTAATTATAGGGTAAATTTTACCAGTCCCGCCAGTTCTACTAATTACGTTGTACAATTAACATTAAGAGCTACGCTTTCAGGTGCTTCAATACAGGTTATTGGGCAGACAGCAACAGACTTTACTGTTCAAATAAAAGATCCAGATGATATTACCAATTTAGATGCATTTTGGTATTTCTCGATTATTGATTTTTAA
- a CDS encoding gliding motility-associated C-terminal domain-containing protein, producing the protein MKNIIIPIFLLLCSRSVAQPALYNSGNLRIHDQGQLGFHANLINDGIFDDNLGLVGFYSPSSLEVSGALNPVFFDVEIAADGGVILNTSVNVRNNTNFISGDFRTNKAEPQLFYEFLQDAFFVGESNVSKVDGYASMSGQQSFTFPVGDAAEIRPLILNSEATNPFSKCAYFYEDPNFPSTFNPFNTQIKPRTVEAVSTFEFWRLEGSVTSTVTLSWNARSNLSFIAEEVGNVLIMGWNKVAQQWLPLGTTAVGGDLNAGFVTSGPFIPDDFEIITFGSLAIAEDLLTLDNYYISPNGDGINDFLQIPELEQSPNNRLEIYDRRGLKVFQMENYRDEFTGISNVENTVLNRGIGLPEGLYFYIITMDDLSLNFQGFLFLER; encoded by the coding sequence ATGAAGAATATCATAATTCCAATATTTCTTCTTCTATGCTCTCGTAGTGTAGCCCAACCCGCCCTCTATAACAGCGGGAACCTGCGAATCCATGACCAGGGTCAGCTGGGCTTCCACGCTAACCTGATCAATGATGGTATCTTTGACGATAACCTTGGTCTTGTGGGCTTTTACAGCCCTTCTTCCCTTGAAGTTTCGGGAGCCCTTAATCCGGTCTTTTTTGATGTGGAAATTGCAGCTGATGGTGGAGTAATCCTTAATACCAGCGTCAACGTGCGCAATAATACCAATTTTATTTCCGGAGATTTCAGGACGAACAAGGCTGAACCACAGCTGTTTTATGAATTCCTTCAGGATGCCTTTTTCGTTGGGGAAAGCAATGTTTCCAAGGTAGATGGTTATGCCTCCATGTCGGGGCAACAAAGCTTTACTTTTCCTGTGGGTGATGCTGCTGAGATCAGGCCTTTGATCCTCAATTCTGAGGCAACCAATCCCTTTTCAAAGTGTGCCTATTTCTACGAAGATCCCAATTTCCCTTCCACATTTAATCCCTTTAACACCCAGATTAAGCCCAGAACGGTTGAGGCTGTCAGCACCTTTGAATTCTGGCGACTTGAAGGCTCGGTTACCTCAACGGTAACGCTGAGTTGGAATGCCAGAAGCAATCTTTCGTTTATCGCTGAAGAAGTAGGTAACGTCCTGATCATGGGCTGGAATAAAGTTGCCCAACAATGGCTTCCTTTAGGAACTACAGCAGTTGGGGGTGATCTCAATGCTGGTTTTGTTACATCAGGGCCCTTTATTCCGGATGATTTTGAAATCATCACTTTTGGCAGTCTGGCAATTGCGGAAGATCTTCTAACCCTGGATAATTACTACATTTCACCCAATGGCGACGGTATCAATGATTTTCTACAAATCCCTGAGCTGGAGCAATCTCCTAATAACCGCCTGGAAATCTACGACCGCAGGGGTTTAAAAGTCTTTCAGATGGAAAATTACCGGGATGAATTTACGGGGATATCCAATGTGGAAAATACAGTCCTGAATCGAGGAATTGGCCTCCCTGAAGGGCTCTATTTTTATATCATTACCATGGACGATCTGAGTCTTAATTTCCAGGGTTTTTTATTCCTGGAACGTTAG
- a CDS encoding DUF6702 family protein, with protein MKVLYLFFIPLIIAFGVHKFYVSVTQIEYYAAEEAIQITSRVFIDDLERALLERYEVKAILGTPQEISEADRLIERYLKSKFVVQINDIQVNYNYLGKKTDSDMIILFLEIPGFSLDKLNSLEIQNELLMDVFEEQKNILHFKFGDKKKSFVLIRESSKGMLNF; from the coding sequence TTGAAAGTCCTCTATTTATTTTTTATTCCCCTGATTATCGCCTTTGGTGTACACAAATTCTATGTCAGTGTAACCCAGATTGAATACTACGCAGCAGAAGAAGCGATTCAGATTACGAGTCGGGTTTTTATCGATGATCTCGAAAGGGCATTGCTGGAAAGATATGAGGTTAAGGCCATTTTAGGGACACCACAGGAAATATCCGAAGCAGATCGCCTTATTGAGAGATACCTCAAATCCAAATTTGTCGTTCAGATCAACGATATTCAGGTCAACTATAATTATCTGGGAAAAAAGACGGACAGTGATATGATAATTCTCTTCCTGGAGATTCCCGGATTTTCTTTGGATAAGCTTAATTCTTTGGAAATTCAGAATGAGCTGTTGATGGATGTCTTTGAAGAGCAAAAGAATATTCTCCATTTTAAATTCGGGGACAAAAAAAAGAGTTTTGTCCTCATCCGTGAAAGCAGCAAGGGAATGTTAAACTTTTAA
- a CDS encoding phosphatase PAP2 family protein: MWERLIEWDRNTFIYLNNLGIEEYDWFWSLVTHTTTWIPLFILFFVLFLRHYKGKDALAMILMTVLLFGFVMALMYLTKEFVGRLRPNNVSDLNGIVRVLFRPNDYSFFSGHAANSFAVTTLVVLFLRSKFSWVWVFYLWPVLFSMSRIYVGVHYPLDLIAGALVGLLMAFIFYSIFTKVLVPYLGLSRP; this comes from the coding sequence ATGTGGGAACGGTTGATAGAATGGGATCGGAATACGTTCATCTACCTGAACAACCTTGGAATTGAAGAATACGACTGGTTTTGGTCACTGGTGACACACACTACTACCTGGATTCCCCTTTTTATTCTCTTTTTTGTTTTGTTTTTGCGCCATTACAAAGGAAAAGATGCCCTGGCAATGATCCTTATGACCGTCCTGCTTTTCGGTTTTGTCATGGCATTAATGTATCTCACCAAAGAATTCGTGGGACGTCTGCGGCCCAATAACGTATCGGACCTCAATGGCATTGTTCGCGTTCTGTTCAGGCCTAATGACTACAGCTTTTTCTCCGGACACGCGGCTAACTCTTTTGCCGTAACTACTCTGGTTGTTTTGTTCCTCAGGTCTAAATTCAGCTGGGTATGGGTATTCTACCTCTGGCCGGTATTGTTTTCAATGAGTCGGATTTACGTAGGGGTGCATTATCCTCTCGACCTTATCGCGGGAGCTTTGGTTGGTCTTTTAATGGCATTTATTTTTTACAGCATATTTACAAAGGTCCTCGTACCCTACTTAGGGTTAAGCCGTCCCTGA
- a CDS encoding carboxypeptidase-like regulatory domain-containing protein, whose protein sequence is MKQLLFLLSALIFTSFGYSQSDDRRPLRGQVIYRNVPVANENVINTTTEKATITNNKGEFLIYVAEGDELVFTAINYQIEILNVTAEILKRNRLVVEVNEKVTELDEVTVSPENQKKFLQLQNEEFKQYAYETDATAEVQNIALDPTVRGMQDGLNFVNIFKALFLSGNADNETGRTPLKVSEVLRQVYDDDFFVLDLQLPQDKIDAFLIYCDNKLPAQSLLRKDNEFQLIEFLVTQSKEFRKGLDVEE, encoded by the coding sequence ATGAAACAACTGTTATTTCTCTTATCAGCACTTATCTTCACTTCCTTTGGCTATTCCCAATCCGACGATCGCCGCCCATTAAGGGGGCAGGTAATTTACAGGAATGTGCCCGTAGCCAATGAAAACGTAATTAATACCACCACTGAAAAAGCTACGATAACCAATAACAAGGGAGAATTCCTGATCTATGTAGCAGAAGGGGACGAATTGGTCTTTACCGCCATCAATTATCAGATCGAGATTCTGAATGTAACAGCGGAGATCCTTAAAAGAAACCGATTGGTAGTTGAGGTAAATGAAAAAGTCACTGAACTGGATGAAGTAACTGTCAGTCCCGAAAATCAGAAGAAGTTCCTACAATTGCAAAACGAGGAATTCAAACAATACGCCTACGAAACCGATGCCACTGCAGAAGTGCAAAATATTGCCCTGGATCCCACAGTAAGGGGTATGCAGGACGGCCTCAATTTTGTCAATATCTTTAAAGCCCTTTTTCTTTCCGGAAATGCCGATAATGAAACAGGTAGAACCCCATTAAAAGTTAGTGAGGTTCTTCGTCAGGTTTATGACGATGACTTTTTTGTCCTCGATCTGCAATTACCCCAGGATAAGATCGATGCTTTCCTAATTTACTGCGATAATAAACTGCCGGCTCAATCACTTTTGAGAAAGGACAATGAATTTCAATTGATCGAATTTCTGGTCACTCAAAGTAAGGAATTCAGAAAAGGGCTCGATGTGGAAGAATAA
- a CDS encoding M1 family metallopeptidase, giving the protein MNQIKNYATGVLLLFATILLAQEEKIYERDPGHLNESKFRQMYQEFATPNMYRSASGTPGPNYYQQQADYEMDIELDDKNARIYGEETITYHNNAPEALEFLWLQLDQNVRARDSKAPLRNGSGVNVAYTAGSFAKTYLDEGFDGGFNIEFVKDSNGKPLPYTINQTMMRVDLPQALKSGENVSFSVKWWYNIPDHTINRARSGYEYFEKDGNRAYVIAQFFPRMAVYSDVEGWQNHQFWGSGEFALPFGNYDVSITVPADHILDATGELLNRKEVFSKEMMKRYEQAKKSYDKPVLIVTQEEAEAAEKSFSEKKKTWKFRAENVRDYGFATSRKFIWDMQAVKIGSKDVMAVSLYPKEGNPLWEELSTKAVASTLKSYSAHTFDYPYHKAISVHAKNQGMEYPMICWNYGRPNEDGTYSDRTKYGMISVIIHEVGHNFFPMIVNSDERQWGWMDEGLDTFMQYLAEQEFGEKYPEVIAPNEKYPSRRGDPSKIIPYMSGDQSTISPIMSNPENVYKLGPNAYAKPATALNILRETVMGRELFDHAFKTYSQRWMFKHPTPEDFFRTMEDASAVDLDWFWRSWFYTTDYVDIGVKDVKKYVVSDKPGKEMQEYMASRNLTESDFPPLVYLAEQNKDSIGKSMAGKTPSEVSSSLKEFMLDNLTAEERARVKEPKYFYEVTFNKPGGIPMPLIVEYTYSDGSSEEVTYPPEIWRKNDAEVRRVISSQTELVAITVDPRAETADIDVTNNSWPKNEAPSEFNQFKEGIKGD; this is encoded by the coding sequence ATGAATCAGATAAAAAATTATGCCACAGGAGTACTTCTCCTATTTGCTACCATCCTTTTAGCACAGGAAGAGAAAATTTATGAAAGAGACCCAGGTCACCTGAATGAGAGTAAATTCAGACAGATGTACCAGGAGTTTGCTACTCCCAATATGTACAGATCTGCCTCTGGAACCCCAGGCCCTAACTATTATCAGCAGCAGGCCGACTATGAGATGGACATTGAACTCGACGACAAGAACGCAAGGATTTACGGGGAAGAGACTATTACTTATCACAATAATGCCCCTGAGGCTCTTGAATTTCTATGGTTGCAACTCGACCAAAACGTCAGAGCCAGAGATTCCAAGGCACCGCTGAGAAATGGAAGTGGGGTTAATGTGGCCTATACTGCCGGCTCCTTTGCAAAAACCTATTTGGATGAAGGTTTTGACGGTGGATTCAATATTGAATTTGTAAAAGATTCGAATGGCAAACCACTCCCTTACACCATCAACCAAACGATGATGAGGGTAGATTTGCCCCAGGCACTGAAATCCGGAGAGAATGTTTCTTTTTCGGTAAAATGGTGGTACAATATTCCTGATCACACCATTAACAGGGCACGTTCAGGTTATGAATATTTTGAGAAAGATGGAAACAGGGCTTATGTCATAGCTCAATTCTTCCCCCGTATGGCCGTTTACAGCGATGTGGAGGGATGGCAAAACCACCAGTTCTGGGGTAGTGGTGAATTCGCTCTCCCATTTGGGAATTACGATGTGAGTATTACGGTGCCGGCAGATCATATTCTCGACGCTACCGGTGAACTACTCAACCGTAAGGAGGTTTTCAGCAAAGAGATGATGAAACGCTATGAGCAGGCGAAAAAATCCTACGATAAACCTGTGCTGATAGTAACTCAGGAAGAAGCTGAAGCTGCAGAGAAAAGCTTTTCTGAAAAGAAAAAGACCTGGAAATTCCGTGCAGAGAATGTAAGGGATTACGGTTTTGCAACTTCACGAAAGTTTATATGGGATATGCAGGCTGTGAAAATCGGAAGCAAAGATGTTATGGCCGTTTCGCTTTACCCCAAGGAGGGAAACCCACTATGGGAGGAGTTATCTACTAAAGCCGTGGCCAGTACACTAAAGTCTTATTCTGCGCACACTTTTGATTATCCTTACCACAAAGCCATATCCGTTCATGCCAAAAATCAGGGTATGGAATATCCCATGATTTGCTGGAATTACGGGAGGCCCAATGAAGATGGTACCTATTCAGACCGAACCAAGTACGGGATGATTAGTGTGATCATCCACGAAGTAGGTCACAACTTTTTCCCGATGATTGTGAATTCAGACGAACGTCAATGGGGTTGGATGGATGAAGGTTTGGATACCTTTATGCAATATTTAGCAGAGCAAGAGTTTGGTGAGAAATATCCCGAAGTTATTGCTCCCAATGAGAAGTATCCCTCAAGAAGGGGAGATCCTTCCAAGATCATACCTTATATGAGTGGGGACCAAAGCACGATCTCGCCCATAATGTCTAATCCCGAAAACGTATACAAACTAGGCCCTAATGCCTATGCAAAACCTGCAACAGCACTTAATATTTTGCGGGAAACCGTTATGGGCAGGGAATTATTTGACCACGCGTTCAAAACCTATTCCCAGCGCTGGATGTTTAAACATCCTACTCCTGAGGATTTCTTCCGCACAATGGAAGATGCTTCCGCAGTAGACCTGGATTGGTTTTGGAGGAGTTGGTTTTATACTACTGACTATGTCGACATAGGAGTAAAAGATGTTAAGAAATACGTGGTTAGTGATAAACCGGGGAAGGAGATGCAGGAATATATGGCATCGCGAAACCTGACAGAATCTGATTTCCCTCCCCTCGTTTACCTGGCTGAACAGAATAAAGATTCTATTGGTAAATCTATGGCCGGAAAAACTCCAAGTGAAGTTTCATCCTCTCTCAAAGAATTTATGTTGGACAACCTCACTGCGGAGGAAAGAGCTCGGGTGAAAGAACCCAAATATTTCTATGAAGTGACCTTTAACAAACCAGGGGGTATACCCATGCCCTTGATTGTTGAATACACCTATTCGGACGGAAGTTCAGAGGAAGTGACTTACCCACCGGAAATCTGGCGTAAAAACGATGCTGAGGTAAGGCGGGTAATTTCTTCACAGACCGAACTGGTAGCTATAACAGTAGATCCGCGTGCGGAGACTGCAGATATTGACGTTACCAACAACAGCTGGCCAAAAAATGAAGCTCCTTCAGAATTCAACCAGTTTAAAGAGGGCATCAAAGGAGACTAA